TGCGCCGGCCCGACCTGTTGAAGAGCCTGGTGCTGCAATGGCAGCGGCATCCGTCGCTGTCCTATATGTTTTCCGGCCTGTTCATCGGTCCGACCAGCCAGGCGCCGCGCTTCGACGAGGCGCGGCACGATTCACTTTACGAGCTGGAGATCGCGCTGGCGCAGGTGCCTCATCCGGACAAGGGCAATGCACCGTTGCCATGGCTGGTCGACCGGCTATTCCGCAACCTCCTGACCGACGTGACCGGCAATACGCACCGTTCGGAAATCTGCATCGACAAATTGTTCTCGCCGGACGGCCCGACCGGCCGGCTGGGACTGGTCGAATTCCGCGGTTTCGAGATGCCGCCCAATGCGCGCATGAGCCTCGCCCAGCAGTTGCTGGTCCGTGCGATCATCGCCCGCGCCTGGAAGAACCCGCTCGACGGACGCTTCGTGCGCTGGGGCACGTCGCTGCACGACCGCTTCATGCTGCCGCATTACGTCTGGGCGGATTTTCTCGACGTGTTGGAGGATCTGAAGCTCAACGGCTTCGACTTCCGCCCCGAATGGTTCGCGGCCCAGCTCGAGTTCCGCTTCCCCTTCTGCGGCGAGGTTCAGCATGCCGGCGTGAAGCTGGAGCTCAGGCAGGCGCTGGAGCCCTGGCATGTGATGGGCGAGCAGGGTGCGATCGGCGGCACGGTACGCTTCGTCGATTCCTCGGTCGAGCGGCTGCAGGTGCGGACGGAAGGCCTCAATCCGGAGCGTCACGCCATCGTCTGCAACGGCCGCATCGTGCCGATGAAGGTTACCGACACCAGAGAGGTCGCGGTGGCCGGCGTGCGCTTCAAGGCCTGGCAGCCGGCCTCCGGCCTGCATCCAGCCCTGCCGGTCAACACGCCGCTGGTCTTCGACATCTACGACCGCTGGTCGGGCCGCTCGGTCGGCGGCTGCGTCTACCATGTCGCGCATCCGGGCGGCCGCAACTACGACACCTTCCCGGTCAACGGCAACGAGGCCGAGGCCCGGCGACTTGCCCGCTTCGAGCCACGCGGCCATACGCCGGGCGGCTATGTGCTGCGCGACGAAGAAGCCTCTGAAGAATTCCCGATGACCCTTGACCTAAGGCGGCCGGCGAGACTCTGATCGACCATGGCCAAGGGGAATCAGAAACGGGCGGGCGGCAGGCCGCGGGCGCAGAGCCTGCTGGAACGCTACCGGCCGATCGAAGGCGTCGTCGACGAGATGGTCGACGCGTCGGGCAGCCCGCGTCCGGCCTGGCGCTCCTTCATCGACGCACTCGACGTTTTGGGGGCGGAGCGGCTTGGGCAGCGTTTTGCCCGGGCCGACCAGTATCTGCGCGATGCAGGCGTCTATTACCGCGTCTATGACAAGGCAGGCGCCAATGAGCGGGAATGGCCGCTCGCCTATGTTCCGCTGCTGATCGACGAGCAGGAATGGGCCGAGATCAGCGCCGGACTGGTCCAGCGCGCCGACCTGTTCGAGGCGATCCTGGCCGACATATATGGGCCGAACCGGCTGATCGAGAAGGGCATCCTGCCGGCCGGGCTGATCGCGGCGAGCCCGGAATATCTGCGCCCCATCGCCAGCGTGAGGCCGGCCAGCGGGCATTTCCTGCACATGGTCGCCTTCGAGCTCGGCCGTGGCCCGGACGGCCGCTGGTGGGTGCTGGGCGACCGCACCCAGGCGCCGTCGGGCGCCGGTTTCGCGCTGGAGAACCGTGTCGCCACGACGCGGGCGCTGTCGGACATCTATGGCGAGATGCATGTGCACCGCCTTGCCGGCTTCTTCCGCCGCTTCCGCGACGCGCTGAACGGTATGGCCAAGGATTCCAGCGGTCGTGTCGCCATCCTGACGCCGGGGCCGCTCAACGAAACCTATTACGAGCATGCCTATATCGCCCGCTATCTCGGCATCATGCTGCTCGAGGGCGAGGACCTGACCGTCTCCGGCGGCAGGCTGATGGTGCGCACCGTTTCCGGCCTGATGCCGATCGGCGTCTTGTGGCGGCGGCTCGATGCGGCCTTTGCCGACCCGCTGGAACTCAAGCCGGACTCGCAGATCGGCACGCCGGGGCTGGTCGAGGCGATCCGGCGCGGCACGGTGTCGGCCGTCAATGCGCTGGGCTCAGGCCTGATGGAGACGCGGGCGCTGCTGTCCTTCCTGCCCAGGATCGCGCGGGAACTGCAGGCTGACGACCTCAAGCTGCCGAACATCGCCACCTGGTGGTGCGGGCAGGAGAGCGAGCGCGCCCATGTGCTTGCCAATATCGACCGCATGGTGGTCGGCCCGGCGCTGTCGACCCGGCTCGCCTTCGAGGACGACGGCGCGACCCGGCTCGGATCATCCCTGTCGGCCGGCGAGCGGGCCGAGCTCGTCGCGCGGATCGAAGCGGATGGCGCCGGTTTCGTCGGCCAGGAAGCGGTGACGCTGTCGACCACACCGGTGTTTGTCGGCGGTTTGCTGGAACCACGACCCGCCAGCCTGCGCGTCTATCTGGCGCGCACGCCGGAAGGCTGGACCGTGATGCCCGGTGGCTTCGCCCGCGTCGGCTTCTCGCTCGACCCGACGGCGATCGCCATGCAGCGCGGCGGCCAGGCCGCGGATGTCTGGGTGGTCAGCGACAGGCCGGTCGAGCGCGAGACGCTGCTGCCGCAGGAACATGAGAGCTTCACCCGCAGCATGCCGGGCAGCCTCCCCAGCCGCGCGGCGGAGAACCTGACCTGGCTAGGACGCTATATCGAGCGCTCGGAAGACACGTTGCGCGTGTTGCGCGCCTATCACGTGCGGCTTGCCGAGACGTCCGATCCGGACATGCCGCTGCTGGCCGATATCAGGGACTATCTCGAGCCGTACGGCATCGACGTCGGAACGGCGATACCGCCGGGGTTGATCGGGACCTTGGACAGCGCGGTCTACAGTGCTGGCCAGATTCGTGACCGCTTCTCGCCCGATGGCTGGCTGGCGCTTAAGGATCTGTCGAAGACTGTTCACAAGTTCGCGGAGACGGTAGCGCCCGGAGACGACGCGACGCGGGCGATGACGGTCATGCTGCGCAAGCTCGCCGGCTTTTCCGGCCTGCTGCATGAGAACATGTACCGCTTCACAGGCTGGCGTTTCCTGGAGATCGGCCGCAGGCTGGAACGGGGTATCCAGATCGCCCGCACGCTCAGCCGGCTGACCAGGAAAGGGGCGCCGGAGGGCGCGCTCGACATGATGCTGGAGATCGGCGACAGCGTCATGACCCATCGCCGGCAATATCCGGTGCAGGCCGGGCGGCGCACGGTCATCGACCTGCTGGCGCTCGACCCGCTCAATCCGCGCTCGGTCCTTTTCCAACTCGAGCGGCTGAAAACCGAGATCGGCATGCTGCCTTCGGTCGGCGGCGAGGGGCATATGTCGACGGCCGCGAAGGAAATCCTGCAGCTCAACACTGCAATCGCAGTGAGGGAACCATCGGACATGACGGCGGATGTGCTTGATGATCTCGCGACCGAGATCGGCAATCTCTATAACAGCCTAGCCAAAGCCTATTTTGGTTAGCATGCTGTACGATATCAGGCTTCACCTCAGCTACGACTATGACGCCGCGGCCGGTGGCAGCCGGCATCAGGTGCGGGTGCTGCCGCCTACGATCGCGGGCGTGCAGCGCGTCGTGGTCGCCTCGCTGTCTTTCGTGCCAAACCCATCCGAGCGCACGGATTTTTTCGATTTCTTCGGCAACAACGTCACCGCGATAGCCTTTCGCGATGTCCATGACGGCCTCGACATCAAGATGAGCGCGCGTGTGTCGGTGTCGCGTCCGGAACCCGGCCTTGACGTCTCGCCGGATCTGCAGCAGCTCAAAGAGGAACTCGGCTCGGTCCGCTCCCTGTCGCCATCCGCGCCGCATCATTTCCTCGCCGCCAGCGATCATGTCGGCGTCGATGCCGCGATCACGGCCTATGCGCGGGAAAGCCTGGCCGGCTCAACGGTGGCTACGGCGGCCGATCTGTGCAATCGCATCCATCGCGATTTCACCTATGACGGCAAGGCGACGACGGTGCAGACGCGGGCGGGCGACGCCTTCGCGCTGAAGCGCGGCGTGTGCCAGGATTTTTCGCATATCATGATCGCCGGCTTGCGCGGGCTGGGCATCCCCGCCGGCTATGTCAGCGGCTTCCTGCGCACGATCCCGCCCAAGGGAAAGCCGAGGCTCGAGGGCGCCGATGCCATGCATGCCTGGGTCAAGGTTTGGTGCGGCCGCGATGCCGGCTGGCAGGAATTCGACCCGACCAACGGCATGCGGGCGAGCAACGACCATATCACCGTCGGCTATGGCCGCGACTATTCCGATGTGGCGCCGATCGTCGGCGTGCTGAAGACGACAGGCGGCCAGGTCGGCGAGCAGGCGGTCGACGTCATTCCGGTTGCCATGGAAAAGGTGTGACGGCAATCCCGATTGCCCTATAGTCGCTTCTCAACTGCGCCTGCCGTCGGTATCCTGGGTATGGGATTGACGGGGGGCGCGCCTGCGTGGGTGTGGTGTGCGGCGACAGGGTTTGGAAGAGGTCAGCGTCATCATTGCGGCGCACAATGCCGCTCAGACAATTGCTCGGACGCTCGCTTCGCTGGTCTCGGAAAAGGAGGTCATCGGTGAAGTGCTGGTGGTCGACGATTGTTCCTCCGACGCCACCGCTGCCGTCGCCACGGAGACGGCGTTGCGGTTTGCCTTGCCGATGCGCGTCATCAAATCGAGCTGCCGCGACGCCGGGGGCTCCAGGAATCTGGCTCTGGAGCAGGCCCGTTGTCCCTGGGTCTACATGATCGACGCCGACGACCTCATCTGGAAGGCGGCCTGCGTACATTGCTGGCCACGGCCACCAAGGCCCAACCCACGGCCGACATGGCGGTCGGCGCCTTCCGTCGGCGGGCCGACGGCGAGGAGCGGTCGACCAAGATGCCGGGCGTCTACACAGCCAGCGGGCTTGCCAATGCCTGCGCCTATCTCGATGGGCGGATACGGTCGATTGCAGTCGGCAGCGCGCTGGTGTCGCGGCGGGTCATTGGCGAAACGAGATTCCCGGTTGGGCTTGCCTATGACGAGGACACGCTGTTTTGGGCGCGCGTCATCGCCAAGGCATCGGTTGCCGTCGTGAGACAACCGATCTTCACCTATTTCGTGTCTGCGGAGCGCTCCGACGATCGTTTCACGGTCAGATCTGCCGGGCGCTTTTTGGAATGGCGCCTGGCGCTGCGCCGGCTCCGGTCCTGCGGCATCGCGGAGCGGTCGCTGAAGGTCAGGGAAGGCCTCGTTGCCTTGAAGATCGCGCGCGTTCATTACGCGCGCGGCGATTTTCGACAAGGCGGCAAGATTCCTCAACGTGGCCGAGGCCGCGCCACGGGCGGGCGCGAACGCCTGGCGTTGCATGCGCTATCGATTGAAGGTCACTCTACGGCGCCGGTTCTCGGCTTCGGCCGCCCAACCGCAACGCGCCTGATGGCGTCGAGGCCGGACCTCACGACTATCTGGCAGCCGGCAATGGATCCTCAAGCCCATGCCGGCCGGTAATAGCTCCCACCCATGTTGGTGATGGAAGGCTGTTGGATAGCGGACGTATCGGTCAGCCGGCAGGGCTGACGCCTTCTGGAACAAGTCACCGGCGCGCGGCTTTATCTACGGGTCATTTCGCGGAGCCGGCATGGTACAGCATTTACAAGCGTCATCGGACCGTTCGGCGCGGGCCGAGGAAACCCAGAGAAGCGGCGCCAGCAGCTTGGCCGGGAGCACGTCGCTCAACTATGTAACCGATGCCGATCCCGGCATCCGCAGATTGAGGAAAGGCGCGGGATTCTCCTATCTAGGACCCGATGGCAGAGCCGTCGACGAAACGACGCTTGCCCGCATCAAGGCGATCGTCATTCCGCCGGCCTGGACGGATGTGTGGATCTCGCCCGATCCGGACGGCCATATCCAGGCGACGGGCAGGGATCAGCGCGGTCGCAAGCAGTACCGTTACCATTCGCAATGGACCGAGGAACGCGACGGCGTCAAATATTCCAGCCTCGTCGCCTTCGCGGAAAGCCTGCCCGCCCTGAGGCGCCAGATCGATGCCGATCTGCGCCGGCGGGGACTGCCCCTGGAGCGGGTCGTCGCCTCGGTGGTCTGGCTGCTCGACAACACCATGATCCGCATCGGCAACGCGGCCTATGCGCGGGACAATAAGAGCTTCGGGCTGACCACGCTGCGCGACCGCCATGTCGAGATCAACGGCTCCAGCCTGCGCTTCGCCTTCAAGGGCAAGTCGGGCAAGGAATGGAAGCTGAAGCTGGTCGATCGCCGCATCGCCAAGGTCGTGCGCGGCGCCCAGGATCTGCCTGGGCAGAAGCTGTTCCAGTATCTGGGTGAGGATGGCGACCTGCGGCCGGTGCGCTCGGAGGACGTCAACCGGTACATCCGCGAGGCTTCCGGCGCCGAATTCAGCTCAAAGCATTTTCGCACCTGGGGCGGCACCATCCATGCTGCGTCGCTGTTTGCCGGGACCGAGCTGCCGGAAAGCAAGACGCAACAAAACCGGGTGATCAACAGCGTCGTCGACAAGGTCGCCGAGCGATTGGGCAATACTCGTGCCGTCTGCCGCAAATGCTACATCCATCCGCTGGTGTTCGAGGCATGGACCGAGGGACGCCTGCTTGACGAGATGGCCGAAGCCAACAAGCGCAAGCGCCTGATACAAGGCCTCGACGAGGAAGAAACGCTGGTGCTCAGATGGCTGCAGGCGCATGGCGCCTGACGGTCAGGCGCGAGGGACAGCCAAGTCCGTGATTACCAGCCGAATTTTTTATCGACCTTGTGTCGGGAAGGGTCCTAGTGTCGCGTCCTTTGATACGGAAAGGACCTGCCATGCTATACGCCATCCTCTGCTACGCCTCCGAAGACGTCGTCTGCTCCTGGAGCAAGGAACAGGACGACGAGGTCATGGCGAAGATCCTCGACGTGCAGGACAAATACGCCAAGGCCGGCCGGCTCGGGCCCGTGGCGCGCCTTTTGCCGACAACGGCCGCGACGACGCTCAGAAAGGTCAAGGGCGAGGCGGTCGTGCTTGATGGCCCGTTTGCCGAGACCAAGGAACAGTTCCTTGGCTTTTACACGCTTGAATGCCGCGACCTCGACGAGGCGGTCGAATTCGCGCGCGAGCTTTCCGAGGTCAATCCGAGCGGAGGCTCCTACGAGATCCGGCCGGTTTCGGTCTTCAATCCGACAAAGGTCGCGGTATGACGGACCTTGCCTGGATAAGCACGGCGATCAGCAACGCCCGTCCGCAGGCGATGGGCGCGCTGCTGCGCTACTTCCGCGATCTCGACGCCGCGGAAGAGGCTTTCCAGGACGCCTGCCTGAGGGCGCTCAAGAACTGGCCGAAGAACGGGCCGCCGCGCGATCCCGCCGCCTGGCTGATCTTCGTCGGCCGCAACAGCGGCATCGACGCGGTGCGCAAGCGCGCCAAGCAGGCGCCGATGCCGGAAGAGGACCAGATCACCGATTTGGAGGACGCCGAGGGCGACATGGCCGAGCGGCTGGACGGCGCGCATTACCGCGACGACATCCTGCGGCTTCTGTTCATCTGCTGCCATCCGGATCTGCCGGCGACGCAGCAGATCGCGGTGGCGCTGCGCATCGTCTCCGGCCTCACGGTCAAGCAGATCGCGCGCGCCTTCCTGGTCGGCGAGAGCGCCATGGAACAGCGCATCACCCGCGCCAAGGCGCGCATCGCGGACGCCGGCGTGCCGTTCGAGACGCCGGGGGCCGTCGAACGCTCGGAACGGCTCGCCGCAGTCGCGGCGATGGTCTATCTGATCTTCAACGAAGGCTATTCGAGCAATGGCGGCGAGGCGCCGGCCCGCGCGCCGCTCTGCGAAGAGGCGATCCGGCTTGCGCGCCTGCTGCTCAGGCTGTTCCAGGCCGAACCGGAGATCATGGGGCTGACCGCGCTGCTTTTGCTGCAGCACGCAAGGGCGCCGGCGCGGTTCGATGAGCATGGCGAGATCGTCCTGCTCGAGGATCAGGACCGCTCGCTGTGGAGCCGCAAGATGATCGACGAGGGCCTGGCGCTGGTCGACAAGGCGCTGCGCCATCGCAAGCCCGGCCCCTACCAAGTGCAAGCGGCGATCGCGGCGCTGCATGCGCGGGCGGCGACGGCCGAGGATACCGACTGGACCGAGATCGACCTGCTCTACGGCCTGCTGGAGCAGATGCAGCCGTCGCCGGTGGTGACGCTGAACCGCGCCGTCGCGGTCAGCAAGGTACGCGGCCCGGAAGCCGCGCTTGCCATGATCGAGCCACTGGAAGACCGGTTGTCGGGCTATTTCCACTTCTTCGGGCTGCGGGGCGGGCTGCTGATGCAGCTTGACCGCAACGAAGAGGCGCGCATCGCCTTCGATCGCGCCATCGCCTTGGCCAACACGGCGGCAGAGGCGGCGCATATCCGCATGCATATCGACCGGCTGATCAAGGAAAGCAGCGAGCGGACTCCCGCCAAAAAAGCGCATTGATCCTCCGGCTTCACCCTCTGGCCCAATCTCGCGATCGGGCCTTGGACCATGCCGGGGTGGCGGTTTTTCACCGAAACGAGTAATGCCACGCCATCAAAGCGCCCGGGCGTTCCTATCGGCACGTCAAGGACATGGCGCATGGCTCCATTCCCACCCTTCGAGGTGGAACCTGAAAGGGACAAAAATGACATTGGCGAAGGAAACGGCTTCACTTCTTGAGAAACTCGGCGTCACCAAGGACGCGCTTTCCGGCGGCGACCTCGTCGTGCGCAGCCCGGTGACGGGCGAGCAGATCGCGGCGCTGAAGCAGATTTCGGCGGCGGACGCCGGCAAGGCCATCGATGCCGCGCACAAGGCTTTCCAGGCCTGGCGGCTGGTGCCGGGTCCGAAGCGCGGCGAACTGGTGCGCCTGCTTGGCGAAGAACTGCGCGCGCACAAGGACGAGCTCGGCCGGCTGGTGTCGATCGAGGTCGGCAAGATCCCATCCGAGGGTCTCGGCGAAGTCCAGGAAATGATCGACATCTGCGATTTCGCCGTCGGTCTTTCCCGCCAGCTCTATGGCCTCACCATCGCCACCGAACGCCCCGGACATCGCATGATGGAGACCTGGCATCCGCTGGGTGTGGTCGGCGTGATCTCGGCCTTCAATTTCCCGGTCGCGGTGTGGTCGTGGAATGCAGCGCTCGCCTTCGTCTGCGGCGATGCGGTGGCGTGGAAGCCGTCGGAAAAGACGCCGCTCACCGCGCTTGCCTGCGAGGCGATCTTCAAGCGCGCCGCAAAGCGTTTCGGGGCCGATGCGCCGGCAGGCCTGCTGCAGGTGCTGATCGGCGACCGCGTCGCCGGCGAGGTGCTGGTCGACCATCCGAAGGTGCCGTTGGTTTCGGCCACCGGCTCGACCCGCATGGGCCGCGAGGTCGGTCCTCGGCTCGCCAAGCGCTTTGCCCGCGCGGTGCTCGAGCTTGGCGGCAACAATGCAGGCATCGTGACGCCCACCGCCGATCTCGACATGGCGCTGCGCGCGATCGCCTTCGGCGCCATGGGCACCGCTGGCCAGCGCTGCACGACACTGAGACGCCTGTTCGTGCATGACAGCGTCTATGACGCGCTGCTGCCGCGGCTGAAGAAGGCCTATCAGAGCGTCTCGGTCGGCAATCCGCTGGAAGGCAAGGCGCTGGTCGGTCCGCTGATCGACAAAGCGGCCTTCGACAACATGCAGAAGGCGCTCAAGGAGGCCGAGGCGCATGGCGGCAAGGTGACGGGCGGCGCGCGCGTCGAAAACGGTCATCCGGACGCCTATTACGTGCATCCGGCGCTGGTCGAGATGCCCAGCCAAGTCTCGCCGGTGACGGAAGAGACCTTCGCCCCGATCCTCTACGTGATGAAATATTCCGATTTCGACGAAGCGCTCGAATTGCACAATGCCGTGGGCGCCGGCCTGTCGTCGTCGATCTTCACCCGCGACCTGCAGGAATCGGAGCGCTTCCTCGGCGTCGACGGCTCGGACTGCGGCATCGCCAACGTCAATATCGGCACCTCGGGCGCCGAGATCGGCGGGGCTTTCGGCGGCGAGAAGGAGACCGGCGGCGGCCGCGAGAGCGGCTCGGACGCCTGGAAGGCCTATATGCGTCGCGCCACCAACACGGTGAATTTTTCCAAGGCGCTGCCGCTCGCGCAGGGCGTCTCGTTCGACATCGATTGAAGGCGCGGTCCTTAGCGGCTCAGCGGTTCACCGTTTTACGAAAACGGCGAACCGCTCCACTGCTCGTATCAGCTCGCACCTTTCGCTTAAAGCATGTCTCCCGAAAGTGGGAACCGGTTTCGGGATAAAGACATGCGTAAAACCAAAAGGCCTAAAGCGCATGGAGCGAATCCAAAGGATCGCGACGCGCTTTAAGCGGTCAGTCCACGCAAGTAGAAGGCGTGCACGCTGCCGTGACGCCAGACAGTCTCTGACGCTTGCGCAGTGTCGGCTTCTCATAGGTTTTTTTCATGTAATCCCCCATTGCCCAATATGCACAGCATGACGACGTCTCCACGCCCGTAGCGTCAAGATGGTTGTCTCCCGCGCGGAAACGCCGCCCCTCAGAACGCCTGTCCCGTCGCCGGGTCGAACAGGCGCAGCGCGTCCGGGTCGAACACAAAAGCGCATGGCTGACCTTTGGCAAGGCGAGCTTGCGGCGGCAGGGTTGCCGTCAATTTCTGCGACCCGACCCCGGCGGTGGTGACTTGCTCAGGCCCGGTCAGTTCGACGACCTCGATCTCGACCGGAAGCGACAAGTCGGCGCTGCTGCCTGGCCCGAGGCCGAGCGCTTCGGGCCTGATGCCGACGACAACCGAAGCACCGTTGCGGACCGCTCCCGCATAGCGTGCCGGCAGCGCCAGCCGCGCATCCGTGCCGACGATGACGAGCTTGCCGTCCTCGAGCGTCGCTTCCAGCATGTTCATCGCCGGCGCGCCGACGAAGCCGGCGACATAGACCGTCGCCGGCTCGTTGTAGATTTCTTCCGGGGGGCCCAGCTGTTCGATGCGGCCGTCGCGCATGACCGCAATCCGCGTCGCCAGCGTCATCGCCTCGATCTGGTCATGGGTGACGTACACGACGGTGGTCTTGAGCATCTCATGCAGACGCTTCAGCTCGGTGCGCATTTCCAGGCGCAGCTTGGCGTCCAGATTGGAGAGCGGCTCGTCGAACAGGAAGACCTGCGGCTTGCGCACCAGCGCCCTGCCGATGGCGACGCGCTGGCGCTGCCCGCCGGACAACTGGCCGGGCTTGCGGTCGAGCAGGGTCTCGATCTGCAGGAGCTTCGCGGTTTCGCGCACCGCCTTGTCGCGCTCGGTGGCGGGAACCTTGCGCATCTCCAGGCCGAAGCCGATGTTGCGGCTCACCGTCAGGTTCGGATAGAGCGCGTAGGACTGGAAGACCATGGCGATGTCGCGGTTCTTCGGATGCACGCCAAGCACTGAACGGCCGCCGATCAGCACGTCGCCGCTGGTTGCTTCGGCAAGACCGGCGATGATGTTGAGCAAAGTGGACTTGCCGCAGCCGGACGACCCGAGCAACACCAAGAACTCGCCGTTTTCGAGCGCGATGTCGATGCCTTTCAGCGTCTCGACGCTGCCGTAACTCTTGCGGACGTCGCTGATCTCAAGCGCGCTCATGGACGGCATCCTCGAATTGGGTCGGCCCGCCATAGTCGCGGGGCAAGGTTGAGATGGCGCGCGAAGCCACCCGGATGGCGGCGGACAGGCACTTTTCAAGGGAGCGTCCCTGTGCCAGGGCGGCCAGGAAGGCGGCGTTGAAGACGTCGCCGGCGCCGATCGTGTCGACGACAGCGACGCGCGGTGCCGGCACTTCGATGACCTCGCCGTCGGGGCCGATGGCGATCGCGCCGTCCGGTCCGCGTTTGACCACGACGGTCGCCCCTGCCTTCATGCCGTCGCGGATCTTGCGGGCCGCTTCCGCCGGGTTTGCCAGGCCGGCCAATGTCGTCGTCTCGACCTCGTTGAAGAGCGCCAGTTCGCAGCGCGACAGCCAGCCGCGCGCCGCCGCGCAATTCGCCTCGGTCCAGCCGTCGATCGGCCATCCCGTGTCGAGCGCGACGGCGATGCGGTTCGCTTCGGCCCAGTCGAAGAGCGCGCCATAGTCGCGCGTAAGATCGTCGGTGAGAAAGGAACCGCTGAGCAGCGCATAGCCGCCGGCGAGGCGGTTGCCGTCGAGCACCGAAAGCACATCGTCCAGGCTGAAACGGGGCAGGTGGCCGCGCGTGGTGAAGAAGGTGCGCTCGCCATCAGGATGGGTCATGCCGACCGACAATGTGGTGCCTTCGGGACGAACCGGCCATTTCTTCGCGCGGTGCCCGAACGCCTCGCGCAGCCAGCGGCCGAACTGGTCGTCGCCGAGATTGGCGGCGATCTCGAAGTCGATGCCCAGCGCCTGCCAGGCAAGCGCGGTGTTGCCGGCCTGGCCGCCGACGCGCAAATCGTCATGATCGACGACGGTCTCGGTGCCGGC
This region of Mesorhizobium sp. M2A.F.Ca.ET.046.03.2.1 genomic DNA includes:
- a CDS encoding PfkB family carbohydrate kinase, translating into MRPLAVIGNVNVDLIVGPVAPWPKAGTETVVDHDDLRVGGQAGNTALAWQALGIDFEIAANLGDDQFGRWLREAFGHRAKKWPVRPEGTTLSVGMTHPDGERTFFTTRGHLPRFSLDDVLSVLDGNRLAGGYALLSGSFLTDDLTRDYGALFDWAEANRIAVALDTGWPIDGWTEANCAAARGWLSRCELALFNEVETTTLAGLANPAEAARKIRDGMKAGATVVVKRGPDGAIAIGPDGEVIEVPAPRVAVVDTIGAGDVFNAAFLAALAQGRSLEKCLSAAIRVASRAISTLPRDYGGPTQFEDAVHERA